Proteins from a single region of Gossypium arboreum isolate Shixiya-1 chromosome 1, ASM2569848v2, whole genome shotgun sequence:
- the LOC108483244 gene encoding protein IQ-DOMAIN 32-like isoform X2, translated as MGKSTSCFKLITCGSDSAEKDDAIDVPENKRSSDKKGWSFRKRSERHRVLSNSVIQVTTTTGLKESQDSVGFEFQQQDVSVASEKTSTVQYTEEKPQLMTPKEYIEEKSQLVALKEYTEEKSHSLTPIELAEEKSQLLAPIKCTEEKSQLTPEPEESKVPEPITATTNEAEDDFSLDESVVVIIQTAIRGFLAQKELGKLKNLVKLQAAVRGHLVRRHAVGTLRCVQAIVKMQLLVRARQSQEGSYVEKLDGKHQEVNQRLGNSATKKNLTYNSMEKLLSNRFARQLMDSTPKTKTIHFKCDSSKPNSAWSWLERWMSVSSSEKASKAELPIEQPEQKNTEDCDSPRTPAVPSENISASNEPKPHVRETMVSSESEDNLITYDAANFKFEACQPSSSSVTDDSEQPQIDSAIKSDLKEASPEMNSQGQTMQISAHSQIEVHCLSNKPETGSEQPKHSMERFASEHLETEAKKFVLGSKRTSNPAFIAAQTKFEELSSTANSSRSIDSSYQDVRVESNLDTVPSGADMISRSKDPSISENPVLNNWRVQHGGSECGTELSITSTLDSPDRSEAGTLEYESATKVSEQENCTSKSTKDLDVKNNDTVAIPVPDSSLPVAHQPEKLDDSKGGLANLIVADFPQVEQEPLKRASNLQRERDPMKNQAYRSSPEVSPRSHMTVPESQGTPSSEVSVKAKRKKTDKSSQKRKSLSAAKGSPSTSAASTMEELPKDQKNGKRRNSFSSTRPENIDEEPRDSNSSNPLPRFMQATEAARAKVNTNNSPRSSPDVQDRDIYIKKRHSLPGANGRQGSPRIHRSLSQAQQGAKRNGTNPTQERRWQR; from the exons atgggaAAATCCACTTCCTGTTTCAAACTCATCACTTGCGGCAGCGATTCCGCTGAAAAAGACGACGCCATTGATGTCCCTGAG AATAAGAGATCAAGTGACAAAAAGGGATGGAGTTTTCGGAAGAGATCTGAACGGCATCGAGTGCTTAGCAACTCTGTGATACAAGTAACTACCACTACAGGACTTAAGGAAAGTCAAGACTCTGTTGGTTTTGAGTTTCAACAGCAAGATGTCTCGGTTGCTTCTGAGAAAACCTCCACTGTTCAGTACACTGAAGAGAAACCTCAGCTGATGACACCAAAAGAGTACATTGAAGAAAAATCCCAGTTGGTGGCACTGAAAGAGTACACAGAAGAAAAATCTCACTCGCTGACGCCTATAGAACTTGCTGAAGAAAAATCTCAGTTGCTGGCACCGATAAAATGCACTGAAGAAAAATCTCAGTTAACTCCAGAGCCAGAGGAATCGAAAGTGCCTGAACCTATTACTGCCACTACAAATGAGGCTGAAGATGATTTCAGCCTAGATGAATCTGTTGTTGTAATCATCCAGACTGCAATCAGAGGGTTTTTG GCACAGAAAGAGCTAGGAAAGCTTAAGAATTTAGTAAAGTTGCAGGCTGCTGTGCGTGGGCACTTGGTCCGAAGGCATGCTGTGGGGACCTTACGGTGTGTTCAAGCCATTGTCAAAATGCAACTTCTTGTTCGTGCTCGCCAATCTCAAGAAGGATCTTATGTGGAAAAGCTGGATGGCAAGCACCAAGAAGTCAATCAAAGATTG GGAAACTCAGCAACAAAAAAGAACTTGACTTACAATTCCATGGAAAAGCTGCTTAGTAATAGGTTTGCTCGTCAG CTGATGGATTCGACTCCCAAGACCAAAACTATCCACTTCAAGTGTGATTCATCTAAACCGAATTCTGCTTGGAGCTGGCTGGAGAGGTGGATGTCAGTGTCATCATCTGAAAAGGCATCAAAAGCAGAGTTACCTATTGAACAACCAGAACAAAAGAACACTGAAGATTGTGACTCTCCACGTACTCCTGCAGTTCCTTCTGAAAATATTTCTGCGTCAAACGAACCAAAGCCTCATGTAAGGGAGACAATGGTTTCATCAGAAAGTGAAGATAATCTGATCACCTATGATGCAGCCAACTTTAAGTTTGAGGCATGCCAGCCATCTTCCTCGTCAGTAACGGATGATTCTGAACAACCTCAAATTGACAGTGCAATTAAATCTGATCTGAAAGAGGCCTCTCCCGAGATGAACTCACAAGGTCAAACAATGCAAATCAGTGCACATTCTCAAATAGAGGTCCATTGTCTTTCTAACAAGCCTGAAACTGGGAGTGAACAACCCAAACATTCTATGGAAAGATTTGCTTCTGAACATCTGGAAACAGAGGCAAAAAAATTTGTATTGGGTTCAAAAAGGACAAGTAATCCTGCATTTATTGCTGCACAAACCAAATTTGAGGAGTTGAGTTCAACAGCCAATTCAAGTAGATCAATTGATTCATCCTACCAAGATGTTAGAGTTGAATCAAACTTGGACACTGTGCCTTCTGGGGCAGATATGATAAGCAGGTCAAAGGACCCAAGCATCTCAGAAAATCCAGTCCTCAACAATTGGAGGGTTCAACATGGTGGCTCCGAATGTGGAACTGAGCTTTCTATTACTTCCACTCTTGATTCACCTGATAGATCCGAAGCTGGAACCTTAGAATATGAAAGTGCAACCAAAGTTTCTGAGCAAGAAAACTGTACTTCTAAGAGTACAAAGGACTTGGATGTTAAAAACAATGATACAGTTGCAATCCCAGTGCCCGATTCTTCTCTACCTGTTGCCCATCAGCCTGAGAAACTTGATGATTCTAAAGGGGGGTTGGCAAATTTAATTGTTGCAGACTTCCCACAAGTAGAGCAGGAGCCGCTGAAAAGAGCATCTAATCTGCAGAGAGAACGGGATCCTATGAAAAATCAAGCGTACAGGTCATCCCCTGAAGTCTCTCCCCGGAGCCATATGACTGTTCCAGAATCTCAAGGAACACCTTCTAGCGAGGTATCAGTGAAAGCTAAAAGGAAAAAAACTGACAAGAGCAGTCAAAAACGCAAGTCCTTGTCTGCAGCCAAGGGTTCTCCATCAACTTCGGCTGCAAGTACTATGGAAGAATTGCCCAAAGATCAGAAAAATGGGAAGAGACGCAATTCTTTTAGTTCAACAAGACCTGAGAACATTGATGAGGAGCCAAGGGATAGTAACAGTAGCAATCCTCTTCCCCGTTTCATGCAAGCCACAGAAGCTGCAAGAGCTAAGGTTAATACAAATAACTCACCAAGATCAAGTCCAGATGTGCAAGATAGAGACATTTATATCAAGAAGAGACATTCCTTACCAGGTGCAAATGGGAGGCAGGGTTCTCCAAGAATCCATCGATCCTTATCTCAAGCCCAGCAGGGTGCAAAAAGAAATGGTACCAATCCTACTCAGG AGAGAAGATGGCAAAGGTGA
- the LOC108483244 gene encoding protein IQ-DOMAIN 32-like isoform X4, producing MGKSTSCFKLITCGSDSAEKDDAIDVPENKRSSDKKGWSFRKRSERHRVLSNSVIQVTTTTGLKESQDSVGFEFQQQDVSVASEKTSTVQYTEEKPQLMTPKEYIEEKSQLVALKEYTEEKSHSLTPIELAEEKSQLLAPIKCTEEKSQLTPEPEESKVPEPITATTNEAEDDFSLDESVVVIIQTAIRGFLAQKELGKLKNLVKLQAAVRGHLVRRHAVGTLRCVQAIVKMQLLVRARQSQEGSYVEKLDGKHQEVNQRLGNSATKKNLTYNSMEKLLSNRFARQLMDSTPKTKTIHFKCDSSKPNSAWSWLERWMSVSSSEKASKAELPIEQPEQKNTEDCDSPRTPAVPSENISASNEPKPHVRETMVSSESEDNLITYDAANFKFEACQPSSSSVTDDSEQPQIDSAIKSDLKEASPEMNSQGQTMQISAHSQIEVHCLSNKPETGSEQPKHSMERFASEHLETEAKKFVLGSKRTSNPAFIAAQTKFEELSSTANSSRSIDSSYQDVRVESNLDTVPSGADMISRSKDPSISENPVLNNWRVQHGGSECGTELSITSTLDSPDRSEAGTLEYESATKVSEQENCTSKSTKDLDVKNNDTVAIPVPDSSLPVAHQPEKLDDSKGGLANLIVADFPQVEQEPLKRASNLQRERDPMKNQAYRSSPEVSPRSHMTVPESQGTPSSEVSVKAKRKKTDKSSQKRKSLSAAKGSPSTSAASTMEELPKDQKNGKRRNSFSSTRPENIDEEPRDSNSSNPLPRFMQATEAARAKVNTNNSPRSSPDVQDRDIYIKKRHSLPGANGRQGSPRIHRSLSQAQQGAKRNERRWQR from the exons atgggaAAATCCACTTCCTGTTTCAAACTCATCACTTGCGGCAGCGATTCCGCTGAAAAAGACGACGCCATTGATGTCCCTGAG AATAAGAGATCAAGTGACAAAAAGGGATGGAGTTTTCGGAAGAGATCTGAACGGCATCGAGTGCTTAGCAACTCTGTGATACAAGTAACTACCACTACAGGACTTAAGGAAAGTCAAGACTCTGTTGGTTTTGAGTTTCAACAGCAAGATGTCTCGGTTGCTTCTGAGAAAACCTCCACTGTTCAGTACACTGAAGAGAAACCTCAGCTGATGACACCAAAAGAGTACATTGAAGAAAAATCCCAGTTGGTGGCACTGAAAGAGTACACAGAAGAAAAATCTCACTCGCTGACGCCTATAGAACTTGCTGAAGAAAAATCTCAGTTGCTGGCACCGATAAAATGCACTGAAGAAAAATCTCAGTTAACTCCAGAGCCAGAGGAATCGAAAGTGCCTGAACCTATTACTGCCACTACAAATGAGGCTGAAGATGATTTCAGCCTAGATGAATCTGTTGTTGTAATCATCCAGACTGCAATCAGAGGGTTTTTG GCACAGAAAGAGCTAGGAAAGCTTAAGAATTTAGTAAAGTTGCAGGCTGCTGTGCGTGGGCACTTGGTCCGAAGGCATGCTGTGGGGACCTTACGGTGTGTTCAAGCCATTGTCAAAATGCAACTTCTTGTTCGTGCTCGCCAATCTCAAGAAGGATCTTATGTGGAAAAGCTGGATGGCAAGCACCAAGAAGTCAATCAAAGATTG GGAAACTCAGCAACAAAAAAGAACTTGACTTACAATTCCATGGAAAAGCTGCTTAGTAATAGGTTTGCTCGTCAG CTGATGGATTCGACTCCCAAGACCAAAACTATCCACTTCAAGTGTGATTCATCTAAACCGAATTCTGCTTGGAGCTGGCTGGAGAGGTGGATGTCAGTGTCATCATCTGAAAAGGCATCAAAAGCAGAGTTACCTATTGAACAACCAGAACAAAAGAACACTGAAGATTGTGACTCTCCACGTACTCCTGCAGTTCCTTCTGAAAATATTTCTGCGTCAAACGAACCAAAGCCTCATGTAAGGGAGACAATGGTTTCATCAGAAAGTGAAGATAATCTGATCACCTATGATGCAGCCAACTTTAAGTTTGAGGCATGCCAGCCATCTTCCTCGTCAGTAACGGATGATTCTGAACAACCTCAAATTGACAGTGCAATTAAATCTGATCTGAAAGAGGCCTCTCCCGAGATGAACTCACAAGGTCAAACAATGCAAATCAGTGCACATTCTCAAATAGAGGTCCATTGTCTTTCTAACAAGCCTGAAACTGGGAGTGAACAACCCAAACATTCTATGGAAAGATTTGCTTCTGAACATCTGGAAACAGAGGCAAAAAAATTTGTATTGGGTTCAAAAAGGACAAGTAATCCTGCATTTATTGCTGCACAAACCAAATTTGAGGAGTTGAGTTCAACAGCCAATTCAAGTAGATCAATTGATTCATCCTACCAAGATGTTAGAGTTGAATCAAACTTGGACACTGTGCCTTCTGGGGCAGATATGATAAGCAGGTCAAAGGACCCAAGCATCTCAGAAAATCCAGTCCTCAACAATTGGAGGGTTCAACATGGTGGCTCCGAATGTGGAACTGAGCTTTCTATTACTTCCACTCTTGATTCACCTGATAGATCCGAAGCTGGAACCTTAGAATATGAAAGTGCAACCAAAGTTTCTGAGCAAGAAAACTGTACTTCTAAGAGTACAAAGGACTTGGATGTTAAAAACAATGATACAGTTGCAATCCCAGTGCCCGATTCTTCTCTACCTGTTGCCCATCAGCCTGAGAAACTTGATGATTCTAAAGGGGGGTTGGCAAATTTAATTGTTGCAGACTTCCCACAAGTAGAGCAGGAGCCGCTGAAAAGAGCATCTAATCTGCAGAGAGAACGGGATCCTATGAAAAATCAAGCGTACAGGTCATCCCCTGAAGTCTCTCCCCGGAGCCATATGACTGTTCCAGAATCTCAAGGAACACCTTCTAGCGAGGTATCAGTGAAAGCTAAAAGGAAAAAAACTGACAAGAGCAGTCAAAAACGCAAGTCCTTGTCTGCAGCCAAGGGTTCTCCATCAACTTCGGCTGCAAGTACTATGGAAGAATTGCCCAAAGATCAGAAAAATGGGAAGAGACGCAATTCTTTTAGTTCAACAAGACCTGAGAACATTGATGAGGAGCCAAGGGATAGTAACAGTAGCAATCCTCTTCCCCGTTTCATGCAAGCCACAGAAGCTGCAAGAGCTAAGGTTAATACAAATAACTCACCAAGATCAAGTCCAGATGTGCAAGATAGAGACATTTATATCAAGAAGAGACATTCCTTACCAGGTGCAAATGGGAGGCAGGGTTCTCCAAGAATCCATCGATCCTTATCTCAAGCCCAGCAGGGTGCAAAAAGAAATG AGAGAAGATGGCAAAGGTGA
- the LOC108483244 gene encoding protein IQ-DOMAIN 32-like isoform X1: MGKSTSCFKLITCGSDSAEKDDAIDVPENKRSSDKKGWSFRKRSERHRVLSNSVIQVTTTTGLKESQDSVGFEFQQQDVSVASEKTSTVQYTEEKPQLMTPKEYIEEKSQLVALKEYTEEKSHSLTPIELAEEKSQLLAPIKCTEEKSQLTPEPEESKVPEPITATTNEAEDDFSLDESVVVIIQTAIRGFLAQKELGKLKNLVKLQAAVRGHLVRRHAVGTLRCVQAIVKMQLLVRARQSQEGSYVEKLDGKHQEVNQRLQGNSATKKNLTYNSMEKLLSNRFARQLMDSTPKTKTIHFKCDSSKPNSAWSWLERWMSVSSSEKASKAELPIEQPEQKNTEDCDSPRTPAVPSENISASNEPKPHVRETMVSSESEDNLITYDAANFKFEACQPSSSSVTDDSEQPQIDSAIKSDLKEASPEMNSQGQTMQISAHSQIEVHCLSNKPETGSEQPKHSMERFASEHLETEAKKFVLGSKRTSNPAFIAAQTKFEELSSTANSSRSIDSSYQDVRVESNLDTVPSGADMISRSKDPSISENPVLNNWRVQHGGSECGTELSITSTLDSPDRSEAGTLEYESATKVSEQENCTSKSTKDLDVKNNDTVAIPVPDSSLPVAHQPEKLDDSKGGLANLIVADFPQVEQEPLKRASNLQRERDPMKNQAYRSSPEVSPRSHMTVPESQGTPSSEVSVKAKRKKTDKSSQKRKSLSAAKGSPSTSAASTMEELPKDQKNGKRRNSFSSTRPENIDEEPRDSNSSNPLPRFMQATEAARAKVNTNNSPRSSPDVQDRDIYIKKRHSLPGANGRQGSPRIHRSLSQAQQGAKRNGTNPTQERRWQR, from the exons atgggaAAATCCACTTCCTGTTTCAAACTCATCACTTGCGGCAGCGATTCCGCTGAAAAAGACGACGCCATTGATGTCCCTGAG AATAAGAGATCAAGTGACAAAAAGGGATGGAGTTTTCGGAAGAGATCTGAACGGCATCGAGTGCTTAGCAACTCTGTGATACAAGTAACTACCACTACAGGACTTAAGGAAAGTCAAGACTCTGTTGGTTTTGAGTTTCAACAGCAAGATGTCTCGGTTGCTTCTGAGAAAACCTCCACTGTTCAGTACACTGAAGAGAAACCTCAGCTGATGACACCAAAAGAGTACATTGAAGAAAAATCCCAGTTGGTGGCACTGAAAGAGTACACAGAAGAAAAATCTCACTCGCTGACGCCTATAGAACTTGCTGAAGAAAAATCTCAGTTGCTGGCACCGATAAAATGCACTGAAGAAAAATCTCAGTTAACTCCAGAGCCAGAGGAATCGAAAGTGCCTGAACCTATTACTGCCACTACAAATGAGGCTGAAGATGATTTCAGCCTAGATGAATCTGTTGTTGTAATCATCCAGACTGCAATCAGAGGGTTTTTG GCACAGAAAGAGCTAGGAAAGCTTAAGAATTTAGTAAAGTTGCAGGCTGCTGTGCGTGGGCACTTGGTCCGAAGGCATGCTGTGGGGACCTTACGGTGTGTTCAAGCCATTGTCAAAATGCAACTTCTTGTTCGTGCTCGCCAATCTCAAGAAGGATCTTATGTGGAAAAGCTGGATGGCAAGCACCAAGAAGTCAATCAAAGATTG CAGGGAAACTCAGCAACAAAAAAGAACTTGACTTACAATTCCATGGAAAAGCTGCTTAGTAATAGGTTTGCTCGTCAG CTGATGGATTCGACTCCCAAGACCAAAACTATCCACTTCAAGTGTGATTCATCTAAACCGAATTCTGCTTGGAGCTGGCTGGAGAGGTGGATGTCAGTGTCATCATCTGAAAAGGCATCAAAAGCAGAGTTACCTATTGAACAACCAGAACAAAAGAACACTGAAGATTGTGACTCTCCACGTACTCCTGCAGTTCCTTCTGAAAATATTTCTGCGTCAAACGAACCAAAGCCTCATGTAAGGGAGACAATGGTTTCATCAGAAAGTGAAGATAATCTGATCACCTATGATGCAGCCAACTTTAAGTTTGAGGCATGCCAGCCATCTTCCTCGTCAGTAACGGATGATTCTGAACAACCTCAAATTGACAGTGCAATTAAATCTGATCTGAAAGAGGCCTCTCCCGAGATGAACTCACAAGGTCAAACAATGCAAATCAGTGCACATTCTCAAATAGAGGTCCATTGTCTTTCTAACAAGCCTGAAACTGGGAGTGAACAACCCAAACATTCTATGGAAAGATTTGCTTCTGAACATCTGGAAACAGAGGCAAAAAAATTTGTATTGGGTTCAAAAAGGACAAGTAATCCTGCATTTATTGCTGCACAAACCAAATTTGAGGAGTTGAGTTCAACAGCCAATTCAAGTAGATCAATTGATTCATCCTACCAAGATGTTAGAGTTGAATCAAACTTGGACACTGTGCCTTCTGGGGCAGATATGATAAGCAGGTCAAAGGACCCAAGCATCTCAGAAAATCCAGTCCTCAACAATTGGAGGGTTCAACATGGTGGCTCCGAATGTGGAACTGAGCTTTCTATTACTTCCACTCTTGATTCACCTGATAGATCCGAAGCTGGAACCTTAGAATATGAAAGTGCAACCAAAGTTTCTGAGCAAGAAAACTGTACTTCTAAGAGTACAAAGGACTTGGATGTTAAAAACAATGATACAGTTGCAATCCCAGTGCCCGATTCTTCTCTACCTGTTGCCCATCAGCCTGAGAAACTTGATGATTCTAAAGGGGGGTTGGCAAATTTAATTGTTGCAGACTTCCCACAAGTAGAGCAGGAGCCGCTGAAAAGAGCATCTAATCTGCAGAGAGAACGGGATCCTATGAAAAATCAAGCGTACAGGTCATCCCCTGAAGTCTCTCCCCGGAGCCATATGACTGTTCCAGAATCTCAAGGAACACCTTCTAGCGAGGTATCAGTGAAAGCTAAAAGGAAAAAAACTGACAAGAGCAGTCAAAAACGCAAGTCCTTGTCTGCAGCCAAGGGTTCTCCATCAACTTCGGCTGCAAGTACTATGGAAGAATTGCCCAAAGATCAGAAAAATGGGAAGAGACGCAATTCTTTTAGTTCAACAAGACCTGAGAACATTGATGAGGAGCCAAGGGATAGTAACAGTAGCAATCCTCTTCCCCGTTTCATGCAAGCCACAGAAGCTGCAAGAGCTAAGGTTAATACAAATAACTCACCAAGATCAAGTCCAGATGTGCAAGATAGAGACATTTATATCAAGAAGAGACATTCCTTACCAGGTGCAAATGGGAGGCAGGGTTCTCCAAGAATCCATCGATCCTTATCTCAAGCCCAGCAGGGTGCAAAAAGAAATGGTACCAATCCTACTCAGG AGAGAAGATGGCAAAGGTGA
- the LOC108483244 gene encoding protein IQ-DOMAIN 32-like isoform X3, which yields MGKSTSCFKLITCGSDSAEKDDAIDVPENKRSSDKKGWSFRKRSERHRVLSNSVIQVTTTTGLKESQDSVGFEFQQQDVSVASEKTSTVQYTEEKPQLMTPKEYIEEKSQLVALKEYTEEKSHSLTPIELAEEKSQLLAPIKCTEEKSQLTPEPEESKVPEPITATTNEAEDDFSLDESVVVIIQTAIRGFLAQKELGKLKNLVKLQAAVRGHLVRRHAVGTLRCVQAIVKMQLLVRARQSQEGSYVEKLDGKHQEVNQRLQGNSATKKNLTYNSMEKLLSNRFARQLMDSTPKTKTIHFKCDSSKPNSAWSWLERWMSVSSSEKASKAELPIEQPEQKNTEDCDSPRTPAVPSENISASNEPKPHVRETMVSSESEDNLITYDAANFKFEACQPSSSSVTDDSEQPQIDSAIKSDLKEASPEMNSQGQTMQISAHSQIEVHCLSNKPETGSEQPKHSMERFASEHLETEAKKFVLGSKRTSNPAFIAAQTKFEELSSTANSSRSIDSSYQDVRVESNLDTVPSGADMISRSKDPSISENPVLNNWRVQHGGSECGTELSITSTLDSPDRSEAGTLEYESATKVSEQENCTSKSTKDLDVKNNDTVAIPVPDSSLPVAHQPEKLDDSKGGLANLIVADFPQVEQEPLKRASNLQRERDPMKNQAYRSSPEVSPRSHMTVPESQGTPSSEVSVKAKRKKTDKSSQKRKSLSAAKGSPSTSAASTMEELPKDQKNGKRRNSFSSTRPENIDEEPRDSNSSNPLPRFMQATEAARAKVNTNNSPRSSPDVQDRDIYIKKRHSLPGANGRQGSPRIHRSLSQAQQGAKRNERRWQR from the exons atgggaAAATCCACTTCCTGTTTCAAACTCATCACTTGCGGCAGCGATTCCGCTGAAAAAGACGACGCCATTGATGTCCCTGAG AATAAGAGATCAAGTGACAAAAAGGGATGGAGTTTTCGGAAGAGATCTGAACGGCATCGAGTGCTTAGCAACTCTGTGATACAAGTAACTACCACTACAGGACTTAAGGAAAGTCAAGACTCTGTTGGTTTTGAGTTTCAACAGCAAGATGTCTCGGTTGCTTCTGAGAAAACCTCCACTGTTCAGTACACTGAAGAGAAACCTCAGCTGATGACACCAAAAGAGTACATTGAAGAAAAATCCCAGTTGGTGGCACTGAAAGAGTACACAGAAGAAAAATCTCACTCGCTGACGCCTATAGAACTTGCTGAAGAAAAATCTCAGTTGCTGGCACCGATAAAATGCACTGAAGAAAAATCTCAGTTAACTCCAGAGCCAGAGGAATCGAAAGTGCCTGAACCTATTACTGCCACTACAAATGAGGCTGAAGATGATTTCAGCCTAGATGAATCTGTTGTTGTAATCATCCAGACTGCAATCAGAGGGTTTTTG GCACAGAAAGAGCTAGGAAAGCTTAAGAATTTAGTAAAGTTGCAGGCTGCTGTGCGTGGGCACTTGGTCCGAAGGCATGCTGTGGGGACCTTACGGTGTGTTCAAGCCATTGTCAAAATGCAACTTCTTGTTCGTGCTCGCCAATCTCAAGAAGGATCTTATGTGGAAAAGCTGGATGGCAAGCACCAAGAAGTCAATCAAAGATTG CAGGGAAACTCAGCAACAAAAAAGAACTTGACTTACAATTCCATGGAAAAGCTGCTTAGTAATAGGTTTGCTCGTCAG CTGATGGATTCGACTCCCAAGACCAAAACTATCCACTTCAAGTGTGATTCATCTAAACCGAATTCTGCTTGGAGCTGGCTGGAGAGGTGGATGTCAGTGTCATCATCTGAAAAGGCATCAAAAGCAGAGTTACCTATTGAACAACCAGAACAAAAGAACACTGAAGATTGTGACTCTCCACGTACTCCTGCAGTTCCTTCTGAAAATATTTCTGCGTCAAACGAACCAAAGCCTCATGTAAGGGAGACAATGGTTTCATCAGAAAGTGAAGATAATCTGATCACCTATGATGCAGCCAACTTTAAGTTTGAGGCATGCCAGCCATCTTCCTCGTCAGTAACGGATGATTCTGAACAACCTCAAATTGACAGTGCAATTAAATCTGATCTGAAAGAGGCCTCTCCCGAGATGAACTCACAAGGTCAAACAATGCAAATCAGTGCACATTCTCAAATAGAGGTCCATTGTCTTTCTAACAAGCCTGAAACTGGGAGTGAACAACCCAAACATTCTATGGAAAGATTTGCTTCTGAACATCTGGAAACAGAGGCAAAAAAATTTGTATTGGGTTCAAAAAGGACAAGTAATCCTGCATTTATTGCTGCACAAACCAAATTTGAGGAGTTGAGTTCAACAGCCAATTCAAGTAGATCAATTGATTCATCCTACCAAGATGTTAGAGTTGAATCAAACTTGGACACTGTGCCTTCTGGGGCAGATATGATAAGCAGGTCAAAGGACCCAAGCATCTCAGAAAATCCAGTCCTCAACAATTGGAGGGTTCAACATGGTGGCTCCGAATGTGGAACTGAGCTTTCTATTACTTCCACTCTTGATTCACCTGATAGATCCGAAGCTGGAACCTTAGAATATGAAAGTGCAACCAAAGTTTCTGAGCAAGAAAACTGTACTTCTAAGAGTACAAAGGACTTGGATGTTAAAAACAATGATACAGTTGCAATCCCAGTGCCCGATTCTTCTCTACCTGTTGCCCATCAGCCTGAGAAACTTGATGATTCTAAAGGGGGGTTGGCAAATTTAATTGTTGCAGACTTCCCACAAGTAGAGCAGGAGCCGCTGAAAAGAGCATCTAATCTGCAGAGAGAACGGGATCCTATGAAAAATCAAGCGTACAGGTCATCCCCTGAAGTCTCTCCCCGGAGCCATATGACTGTTCCAGAATCTCAAGGAACACCTTCTAGCGAGGTATCAGTGAAAGCTAAAAGGAAAAAAACTGACAAGAGCAGTCAAAAACGCAAGTCCTTGTCTGCAGCCAAGGGTTCTCCATCAACTTCGGCTGCAAGTACTATGGAAGAATTGCCCAAAGATCAGAAAAATGGGAAGAGACGCAATTCTTTTAGTTCAACAAGACCTGAGAACATTGATGAGGAGCCAAGGGATAGTAACAGTAGCAATCCTCTTCCCCGTTTCATGCAAGCCACAGAAGCTGCAAGAGCTAAGGTTAATACAAATAACTCACCAAGATCAAGTCCAGATGTGCAAGATAGAGACATTTATATCAAGAAGAGACATTCCTTACCAGGTGCAAATGGGAGGCAGGGTTCTCCAAGAATCCATCGATCCTTATCTCAAGCCCAGCAGGGTGCAAAAAGAAATG AGAGAAGATGGCAAAGGTGA